The segment ATTGTTCTCTGGGCCGGACGCAGACAGATCGACGCTCCCCGCAGATTCGTTCTCGCTCATTCTCGGTTAGTTCACACCCAGGTCGTCCCAGAGCCGTGAGAATCGGTCCGGTAAGTTTTCTTCTCGAAAGATACGAACGTCGTACTCGTCGCCTTCCAGGGAAATGACCGTGCTGTTGAAATTACTCGTATACTCGTTGTAGTGGTTGCCATCGTCCGCGACGAGCGTGCGTTCTTTGATGAGGTCGTACTCCTGAAGGAGATCGATTCGTCGATAGATCGTCGGTTGGGAGAGATCGAGTCGCTCGGCTAGTTCCTTTGCCGACCCCGGTTCCCGACTGATCGATGCGAGGACGGTCCGAGCGTGTTCGTCCCCGATCGTGTTGAGGATCTCTTCGATTGGGACCTCATCATCCATGTATAAGTGAACAGAACCTCTCAAGCAAAAGGTTTCTGGGTTGAAGGAATAGCTTCGCTGCCTTTCAATTTCCACGGATCGTCGCTATTCCAACTCGGTTGACGAAACCGGCTCCCGTCGATCGAACTGGTACGGGTCTCGAAGATCAACTCGCTCGTCCGGTATTGATCCCCGTTATGCGTCGGAAATGACGATACATCTCTCCTGGCTGTCGAACATGTTGGCCGTTGTGGCTTTCTCACGGCGAGAAAATACCTTTATATATCAATTATCGAGAGTTGAAGTCAATCTCGACGATATATGTGTTATTGGTGTGTGCGGGACGTATGGCAACGACTAATGACGTCTCAAACGGGATGACCGAACCGTGTGAGGTGTGTGAGAGAGACACCTTACACGACGTTAGCGTTCAACTCGTTACGGAGGGTGGCGAAGGGAAAAACGCACGGTACTCGAGAGAGCCCTACCGGGTCCGGGAGTGTCTTCGCTGTGGGAATCGCGACAGCCAGCGAATGAACAACGCCTGATACGGACCGTTGTGAGTCGTTACCGGTGCAACCGCGACCATCCTACGGTTGCACCGATAAATCGTCGCAACAGACCGTATGAGACGGTCCACTGTGCCGACGTGGTGGTACAATCGCGGACGGCCGCGGATCCGCTGAAACTAATGGACTGGAGTCCGCTCGAGTCGGGATGCTGCTTTCTCCACCGGGATCGAGTCGTCCGCGACTCGTTTCGACGGCAACTATCGGTAACCGACTACTCGCTCCGGCGGTCTTCGACGATCCGAAACAGGACCGTCGTGAATCCCGCGATCGTAAGCACGAACCGCTCTCCAGTCCCAGCGATCGGAAAGATCCGCTCGACGTCCGCCGGTGGCTCCTCCCGGGTTGGATCGAATCCCGTCGAATAATGCATATCCTCCGTCGTCCCGCGAGTGGTCGACTCGTCGACCGCACCGGTACTCGAGTCGATCTCGACGAACGTCTGGACGAGTCCGCGCTGATCCGTAACGACCAGCTTACCAGAGAGATCGTAGAACCGGTCGTGGACGGGCCAGAAGAGATTGACGCCGTTGAAGAACGCATCGAGGAGGATGTGAGCGAACAGGACGGTGACGAGCGTCACCCACGCGACTCGATAGCCGTACGCACCCCAGCGCTCGAGAACGAACGATCGCTCGCGGAGTTTGACGTCCCACGCCAACACGACGGCCGGGATCACGACGATCCAGACGTTGTGCAACGCCGCTCGGTGAGTTCCCGGGACGTAGATCCCGATCAGCGTATCGAGATCGATCAGGGCCGTTGCGCCCATGACGATGAGGATCGCTTTCGTGTCGAATCGGTTTCCGAGCAGCGCAACACCCATCATCCCGGCGATCGCAACGTGGACGACTGTCGATGGCATGTCCTCCGTCTCGAATCGAGATCGCTTGATTGTTACCCCGAACTCTCGCCGTTTTTCGTCGCTCTCGGGCCGTCCGTCCCGAGTTGTGACGCTCCGGTAGCTACTTGAGGTGACCGTGTGATCCGTCGCACATGGGCGGACGTGGACCGAAACGGGAACTCGCGGAGAAGATCGCTGGCGAGATTACGCTGAGCAACGACCCCGGAGCCACGTTACGAAAGTGGCGAACCGACTTCGATATCTCTCAAACTGATCTGGCGTCGGAACTCGACGTCTCCTCGTCGGTGATATCCGATTACGAGAGTGGCCGACGGGAGAGTCCCGGAATCGGCGTCGTCGGACGGCTCGTCTTCGGATTGCTCGAGATCGACGAACGGCGCGGCGGCGATCGCATTCGCCAGTACGGTCGCGTACTCTCGGCCGGATTCGACAGCGACGTCGTTCTCGATCTCCGCGAGTACGCGACGTCGATTCCCGTCTCTCGGCTGTACGACGAACTCGAGGCCACCCAGATCGCACCAGGGAGTACGGATCGGATCAGCGGCCACACCGTCGTCGACAGCATCGAGGCGATCACCCGACTCTCGAGCGAGGAGTTCTTTCGTCTCTACGGACAGAGTACGAACCGCGTGCTGGTGTTCACCAACGTTACTCGGGGCGAAGGTGTCGGCATCGCGCTCCGGGTCGTCAATCCGACACCGAACGCCGTCATCCTCCACGGAATCGAAGAGGACGAACTGTGGGATCACGCACGCGATCTCGCCCGGATCGACGGCTACTCGCTCGGCGTTACGACCGCCCCGCTCGAGGACGTTCTCGAGCGACTGGTCACGCTCGAGTGACGCGGATGACTCCTCCTACCGAGAGTGGCGGCGGATGAGCCCGGAACTCGTTGGTCGCCTAACCCGATCGGAACGGTGGACGGCGGTGCTGGTCGTCGTCTTCACCGCGACGATCTACCCGGTGTACGCGGTCGCGAACCCGTCTCTCTGGCTCGCGTGGGCAATCGGAACGGTCGCAACCGCCGGCTCGTTGCTGGTGATTCTGAACCGGTCACGCTCGACGTGAGCGACCCGGAAAACGAACAGTATCGTGCAAAAACCGACAAGATACTGCAACACAGCCGACGATTCCCAAGCGTTGAGGAGTGTCGGCGGACGCTCCCGGTGAATCCCGCGAACACGAGAACGGGGGCCGGCATCAGTCAGCAACCAGCCACCGAGAACGCCGACGCAACCACGGGTTCGATACGCATCACGAGCAGTCTTCGGTACGGATCAGGCGATCTGATCGTCGTACTCTTCGGCCGACAGTAGCCCCTCGAGCTCCGCGTCGTCGTTGGGTTCGATCTCGATCATCCAGCCGTCGCCAAGGGGATCTTCGTTGACGAGTTCGGGAGTGTCGAACAGCGCGTCGTTGACAGCGACGACGTCGCCGCTGATCGGCGCATAGAGATCCGAGACGGCCTTGATCGACTCGACGATGCCGAACTCGTCGCCTTGCGTGAGAGCGTCGCCGTCGTCCGGCAGTTCGACGAACACCACGTCGCCCAGTTCGTCCTGGGCGAAGTCCGTGATACCGATACGGACGACGTCGCCCGTCTCGTGTGCCCACTCGTGCGATCCCAGGTACCGTCTGTCTTCAGGAACGTCGAAGCTCATGTTATACTGTGTCGATGAACGGCATCGTTTCAACTCTTGCCTTTTTCGATCGGCCACGGACGACGACGTGTACGGTCGTTCCGGGCTCTGCGTACGCCGTCGGCACGTAGCCGAGACCGATCGCCCGCTCGAGCGTCGGGCTCATCGTTCCGCTGGTAACGGTCCCGACGACTCGCCCCTCCGTGCTCGTGATGTCGTAGCCGTGACGCGGGATTCCAGGATCGATCAACTGCAAGCCGACGAGTCGTTCGTCGAGGTCCTCTTCGGAGATGCGTGCCAGTGCGTCCCTGCCCACGAACTCGGTCTCGAGCGCAACGGTGAATCCGACGCCGGCTTCGTAGGGAGTCCGGGGGTTCGACTCGCGATCGAAATCCTGACCCGCAAGCAAGAAACCCGCCTCGATCCGCAGCGTGTTGCGGGCACCGAGCCCGCAGGGCTGGCAATCGAACGCCGACCAGATCCGCTCCGCCTCGTTCCAGGGAACGAAGAGCTCGAAGCCGTCCTCGCCGGTGTACCCCGTCCGGGCCGTCCAGCACTCGATCCCGTCTATCTCGGCGTATTTCGCTTCGAACCGCGCGAGTTCGGTGACTGACCCCTCGGTCTCCTCGTCGACGAGATCCGGCGTCGCCGGCCCCTGGAGGGCGAACATCGCGTACTCGTCGGTGCAGTTGTCCACGGTCGCCTCGAGATCCCACTCGTTTCGATACGCGAGCCAGCGCTCGTGGGTCGCTTCGTCGGTGCCGGCGTTCGGGACGAAGAGGTACGTCGCGTCTCCGGTTTCGTCGGGGAGCCGATAGACGACGGTGTCGTCGACGATGATCCCGTCCTCGTCGGTGATCGTGGCGTACTGAGCGTCCCCGACCTCGAGTCGGGCGACGTCGTTCGTGGTGAGCCGTTGCATCAGCGTCGTCGAATCCGGGCCAGTGACGTGAATCTGGCCCATGTGCGAGACGTCGAATCGACCCGCATTCTCTCGAACGGCGGCGTGTTCCGTTCGGATCGAGTCGAACTCGACCGGCATGTCCCAGCCGCCGAACGCCGTGAACTTCGCTCCACGCTCGTCGTGGACCGCGCGCAACGGCGGCGTCTGAATCGGCATAGTCTGGTGGACACCTCCGACGTAGTAATGTCTTTTCGTCGGCTCCCTGCTCGAGACGGTCCCGAACGCGCTGACCGAACTTCGAACTCCACAACGGCGCGCCGTCGATCCTCTGTCGTCAGCGGCTCAGATAGCCGCCGTCGATCGCCATCGCCTCGCCGGTCGCGAACGAAGCTTCGTCCGAGCAAAGCCACGCGATCGCGTCAGCGATCTCCTGTGGCTCACCGAGGCGTCCCTGCGGATGGAGTTCTCGAAGCTGTTCGACGGTCGCTTCGTCCTCGTAGAGCCCCGCTTCCTCGAGCATCGGCGTGTCGATGTATCCCGGGCAGACCGCGTTGACCCGGATGTCCTCGCTCGCGTAGTCGAGTGCGGCGACTTTCGTCAGCCCGAGGACGCCGTGTTTCGAGGCGGTGTATGCGGGCGCACCCTGTGTGCCGACCCGACCGAGGATCGAGGCGGTGTTGACGATCGCTCCGCCGTCATCCTCGACCATCGCATCGATTTCGGAACGGAGACAGCGCCAGACTCCGGTGAGGTTGACGTCGATCGTTCGCTGCCAGTCGGATTCGGACACCGCAGCCGTCGGCTCGAGTTTACTCCCGATACCGGCGTTGTTCACGGCGATATCGAGGCCACCGTACTCCTCGAGTGCGGTCTCGACCATTCCCTCGACATCGTCGTCGTTCGTGACGTCGACGTCGACGAACGTCGCATCCGAGTCGGTCTCGTCGACGATCTCCGCTGTTGTCGCCTCGCCGTTCTCGCTGTCGACATCCGCGATCACGACGTTCGCGCCGTCCGTTGCGAGCGTTCGAGCCGTGTGTTCTCCGATACCGGATCCGCCGCCGGTGACGATCGCCGTCGTTCCGTCGAATCGTGTCATCTGTGGAACCTCCGTGGAACTACACGTCGTCGCGGGCCAAAAACGCAGGACCTCGTGCCACAGTTCGAGACCGATATCCGACCGATCGCACGTTCGCGAGTCCGTTCGCCACCGTGAACGGCCGTTTCGTCACACCTATCTGTCCCCTCCGGAAAGGACGCCCATGTTCGACCGCGTTCGCGCGATTTTGGCCCCCGACTCGAGCGAGACGACGGCCCGCGACCGCGGCGTCGGTCTCTTCGTCGACGGCCCGAACGTCCTCCGCGAGGAGTTCGACGTCGACCTCGACGATCTCCGAGACGCCGCGCGCGATCTCGGACGGGTCGGCGTCATCCGGCTCTATCTCGACGAACACGCGACGCCAGGACTCATCCAGGCGGCAGAGGCGCGCGGCTTCGAAGTGATCGTCACCAGCGGCGACGTCGACGTGAAACTCGCTGTCGACGCCACGGCGCTGACCGGCGACGGTACGATCGACAGCCTCGCGATCGCCTCCCGGGATACGGATTTCAAACCCGTCCTCGAGTACGCCGGCACCGTCGGCGTCGAGACGATCGCCATCGCACCGGGTACCTACGGTCGCTCGGACGCGCTGCAGAACGCGGCGGATCGAGCGGTGACGATCGAAACGTAGTACGCTCTTGGAGCCGATTCACAACGTTCGGGGCCGCGTTCACGGCGGCTGTGACGGTGATCCACTCACGGAGCGGTGGCGGCTCACCGCCGATAACGAAAACGATACGGTCGTGCCACGACCGAGGGCTGAGTCGATCCAGATTTCACCGCCGTGACGCTCGACGATGCGGCTACAGAGTGCGAGTCCGATCCCGGTACCGGGGTGTTCCTCGTGGCTGTGGAGTCGCTGGAAAACCTCGAATATCCGCTCCTGGTCGGCCGGGTCGATGCCGATCCCGTGGTCCCGAACCGAGAGGATCCACCGGTCACCGCTGGGGTCGTCGGTCCGTTCTCGCTCGGCGCTGATCTCGATTCTGGGTCGGTCGTCTCCGCTGTATTCCATCGCGTTCGACAGGAGGTTCTGGAAGAGTTGGCGCAGTTGGCTCCGATCCCCGTCGACGCGTGGCAACTCGTCGACGGCGATCTGGGCACCGGTCTCTTCGATCCGGACGACCATATCCTCGCGAACGTCCGAAACGACCTCGGAGAGATCGACCGGTTCGAACTCCTCTCCCCGCGTATCGACCCGAGAATACTCGAGAAGTGCGTCGATCATCCTCGTCATCCGTTCAGCGCCGTCGATCGCGTACTCGAGGAACTCTTCGCCGTCTTCGTCGAGATCGTCACGGTAGCGGTTCTCGATGAGGTGAAGGTAGCGCGAAACCATCCGGAGCGGTTCCTGTAGATCGTGCGACGCTGCCGAGGCGAACTGCTCTAGGCGCTCGTTCGACGCCGAAAGTTCCTCCCGCGTCTTCTCTAGCCTCCGATTCTGGCGCTCGAGTTCGAGTGCACGCGTGTTGGCTTTCGCATCGTAGACGCCGACGCCGAAGCCAGCGACGCTGCTGAACCCGGTCAGGATCGAGACGGATCGAACGGGATCGGAGAGTTCGACGGTCGGCTGAACGTGATAGAGAACGAGGATGAGGCTCATCACGACGATCCCGCCGAGACACCACCGAGCGATAGTCGCGTAAAACCGCCGGTCAATATCCGTCCGGGACAATCGGTATCCACCGAGACACAACACGGCTCCGGAGCCGCCGATAAAGGCGGAAATGACGAGGACGCTAGAGTGTGGCGTCGCGGTCGGGAGCTGTCGGAATCCCCAGACGACCGCGACTACGATGTAGAATACACCGAGGACGAAGATTACGGTCCGACCGTCGATTACGGATCCGAAGCGGTTCGTCTGCGCCATCGTAGCCTATGCGTGAGTGCGACCAATAACCGTTTCGCGTGATACCGTTTCGAGTGTTAGTACCCGTTCGACTGCTACTGTCTATCCGTCCGGTTCCATCGCATTCGCGTGTCTCGACGCCGTCACCTCCCGAGCGAGCCCGCGGAAAGCGAAACCCCCTAACCCCGTCCACGACTGGATTCGGGCATGAACGACGAACCAGAGGTCGCCGTCCTCCGACTCGGCCACCGGCCCGGACGCGACGAACGGATGACGACCCACGTCGGGCTGACCGCTCGAGCGCTGGGCGCAGACCGCGTGCTCCTCCCCGATAACGCCGGCCAGTCC is part of the Natrarchaeobius halalkaliphilus genome and harbors:
- a CDS encoding ArsR/SmtB family transcription factor, producing MDDEVPIEEILNTIGDEHARTVLASISREPGSAKELAERLDLSQPTIYRRIDLLQEYDLIKERTLVADDGNHYNEYTSNFNSTVISLEGDEYDVRIFREENLPDRFSRLWDDLGVN
- a CDS encoding DUF7835 family putative zinc beta-ribbon protein, which produces MATTNDVSNGMTEPCEVCERDTLHDVSVQLVTEGGEGKNARYSREPYRVRECLRCGNRDSQRMNNA
- a CDS encoding metal-dependent hydrolase; protein product: MPSTVVHVAIAGMMGVALLGNRFDTKAILIVMGATALIDLDTLIGIYVPGTHRAALHNVWIVVIPAVVLAWDVKLRERSFVLERWGAYGYRVAWVTLVTVLFAHILLDAFFNGVNLFWPVHDRFYDLSGKLVVTDQRGLVQTFVEIDSSTGAVDESTTRGTTEDMHYSTGFDPTREEPPADVERIFPIAGTGERFVLTIAGFTTVLFRIVEDRRSE
- a CDS encoding helix-turn-helix domain-containing protein yields the protein MGGRGPKRELAEKIAGEITLSNDPGATLRKWRTDFDISQTDLASELDVSSSVISDYESGRRESPGIGVVGRLVFGLLEIDERRGGDRIRQYGRVLSAGFDSDVVLDLREYATSIPVSRLYDELEATQIAPGSTDRISGHTVVDSIEAITRLSSEEFFRLYGQSTNRVLVFTNVTRGEGVGIALRVVNPTPNAVILHGIEEDELWDHARDLARIDGYSLGVTTAPLEDVLERLVTLE
- the gcvH gene encoding glycine cleavage system protein GcvH translates to MSFDVPEDRRYLGSHEWAHETGDVVRIGITDFAQDELGDVVFVELPDDGDALTQGDEFGIVESIKAVSDLYAPISGDVVAVNDALFDTPELVNEDPLGDGWMIEIEPNDDAELEGLLSAEEYDDQIA
- the gcvT gene encoding glycine cleavage system aminomethyltransferase GcvT — protein: MPIQTPPLRAVHDERGAKFTAFGGWDMPVEFDSIRTEHAAVRENAGRFDVSHMGQIHVTGPDSTTLMQRLTTNDVARLEVGDAQYATITDEDGIIVDDTVVYRLPDETGDATYLFVPNAGTDEATHERWLAYRNEWDLEATVDNCTDEYAMFALQGPATPDLVDEETEGSVTELARFEAKYAEIDGIECWTARTGYTGEDGFELFVPWNEAERIWSAFDCQPCGLGARNTLRIEAGFLLAGQDFDRESNPRTPYEAGVGFTVALETEFVGRDALARISEEDLDERLVGLQLIDPGIPRHGYDITSTEGRVVGTVTSGTMSPTLERAIGLGYVPTAYAEPGTTVHVVVRGRSKKARVETMPFIDTV
- a CDS encoding SDR family NAD(P)-dependent oxidoreductase encodes the protein MTRFDGTTAIVTGGGSGIGEHTARTLATDGANVVIADVDSENGEATTAEIVDETDSDATFVDVDVTNDDDVEGMVETALEEYGGLDIAVNNAGIGSKLEPTAAVSESDWQRTIDVNLTGVWRCLRSEIDAMVEDDGGAIVNTASILGRVGTQGAPAYTASKHGVLGLTKVAALDYASEDIRVNAVCPGYIDTPMLEEAGLYEDEATVEQLRELHPQGRLGEPQEIADAIAWLCSDEASFATGEAMAIDGGYLSR
- a CDS encoding NYN domain-containing protein; translation: MFDRVRAILAPDSSETTARDRGVGLFVDGPNVLREEFDVDLDDLRDAARDLGRVGVIRLYLDEHATPGLIQAAEARGFEVIVTSGDVDVKLAVDATALTGDGTIDSLAIASRDTDFKPVLEYAGTVGVETIAIAPGTYGRSDALQNAADRAVTIET
- a CDS encoding ATP-binding protein, which translates into the protein MAQTNRFGSVIDGRTVIFVLGVFYIVVAVVWGFRQLPTATPHSSVLVISAFIGGSGAVLCLGGYRLSRTDIDRRFYATIARWCLGGIVVMSLILVLYHVQPTVELSDPVRSVSILTGFSSVAGFGVGVYDAKANTRALELERQNRRLEKTREELSASNERLEQFASAASHDLQEPLRMVSRYLHLIENRYRDDLDEDGEEFLEYAIDGAERMTRMIDALLEYSRVDTRGEEFEPVDLSEVVSDVREDMVVRIEETGAQIAVDELPRVDGDRSQLRQLFQNLLSNAMEYSGDDRPRIEISAERERTDDPSGDRWILSVRDHGIGIDPADQERIFEVFQRLHSHEEHPGTGIGLALCSRIVERHGGEIWIDSALGRGTTVSFSLSAVSRHRSVSGSPSQPP